In a single window of the Cervus elaphus chromosome 1, mCerEla1.1, whole genome shotgun sequence genome:
- the LOC122695324 gene encoding olfactory receptor 2D3-like, whose product MGEGNQTFVLEFTLLGLSQDPKIQILLFCVFLIIYLLSVFGNLLIIILIQTDPRLHTPMYFFLKNLSFVDLCFSTSIVPQMLVHFLVKKKTISFAGCSLQIVVFLLAGCTECALLAMMSYDRYVAVCRPLHYSTLMTQRVCVQLATVSWISGAFVCSVDSAFTLCLPYQGQNIINHYFCEPPALLKLASADTYNAEMALFSMGVIVLLAPVSLILVSYWHIISTVIRMQSGEGRLKVFSTCSSHLTVVVLYYGSGIFAYMRPNSKTMNERDKVISLFYSVMTSMLNPIIYSLRNKDVKGALSKLAGR is encoded by the coding sequence ATGGGAGAAGGAAACCAAACTTTTGTGCTTGAATTTACCTTGCTGGGACTTTCACAGGATCCAAAGATCCAAATcttgctgttctgtgttttcctgatCATTTACCTTCTCTCTGTTTTTGGAAACCTGCTCATAATAATCCTTATCCAAACTGACCCTCGACTTCAcactcccatgtacttcttcctcaaaaACTTGTCCTTTGTTGATCTTTGTTTCTCTACAAGCATCGTTCCCCAGATGTTGGTCCACTTCcttgtaaaaaagaaaaccatttcctTTGCTGGGTGCTCACTACAGATAGTTGTCTTCCTCCTAGCAGGGTGTACAGAGTGTGCTCTTCTGGCGATGATGTCCTATGACCGTTATGTGGCAGTCTGCAGGCCCCTACACTATTCTACTCTCATGACCCAGAGGGTTTGTGTCCAGTTGGCCACAGTGTCCTGGATCAGTGGGGCATTTGTATGTTCAGTGGACAGTGCATTTACACTCTGTCTCCCCTACCAGGGACAGAACATAATTAATCATTATTTTTGTGAACCTCCTGCACTCCTGAAGCTGGCTTCTGCAGATACCTACAATGCTGAAATGGCCCTCTTTTCAATGGGTGTGATTGTTCTCTTAGCTCCTGTCTCCCTCATCCTGGTCTCTTACTGGCATATTATCTCCACTGTGATCCGGATGCAGTCAGGGGAGGGGAGGCTCAAAGTGTTCTCTACCTGTAGCTCCCATCTCACAGTTGTGGTTCTCTACTATGGCTCTGGAATATTTGCCTACATGAGACCCAATTCCAAGACAATGAATGAAAGGGATAAGGTCATTTCTTTGTTCTATTCAGTTATGACTTCAATGCTGAACCCCATAATTtacagcctgaggaacaaggATGTGAAGGGAGCTCTGAGCAAACTGGCTGGAAGATAG
- the LOC122695192 gene encoding olfactory receptor 2AG2-like — translation MEHWNSTLGSGFILMGILNDSASPEMICATITVLYMLALTSNGLLLLAITMDAQLHVPMYLLLRQLSLMDLLFMSVVTPKAFMDFLLRENTISFGGCALQMFLALTLGGAEDLLLVFMAYDRYVAICHPLNYMVLMRPRVCWLMVATSWVLSSLSALGHTLYTMHFPFCMSQISHLLCEIPPLLKLACADTSRYELMVYVTGVTFLLLPLSAIVSSYTLILLTVLHMPSNEGRQKALVTCSSHLTVVGMFYGAATFMYVLPSSLHSPKQDNIISVFYTIVTPALNPLIYSLRNKEVMGALRRVLGKCIL, via the coding sequence ATGGAGCACTGGAACTCCACCCTGGGAAGTGGCTTCATATTGATGGGGATTCTGAATGACAGTGCGTCTCCTGAGATGATCTGTGCTACAATCACAGTCCTGTACATGCTGGCCCTCACCAGCAATGGCCTTCTGCTCCTGGCCATCACAATGGATGCCCAGCTCCATGTGCCCATGTACCTCCTGCTCAGGCAGCTCTCTCTCATGGACCTCCTCTTCATGTCTGTTGTCACTCCCAAGGCCTTCATGGATTTTCTGCTCCGTGAAAACACCATTTCCTTTGGGGGCTGTGCCCTTCAGATGTTCCTGGCACTGACCCTCGGTGGTGCAGAGGACCTCCTACTGGTCTTCATGGCCTATGACAGGTATGTGGCCATTTGTCATCCTCTGAACTACATGGTCCTCATGAGGCCGAGGGTCTGCTGGCTCATGGTGGCCACATCCTGGGTCCTGTCTTCCCTAAGTGCTCTAGGACATACCTTGTACACCATGCACTTCCCTTTCTGCATGTCGCAGATCAGCCACCTGCTTTGTGAGATCCCACCTCTGTTGAAGTTGGCCTGCGCAGATACTTCCAGATATGAACTCATGGTATATGTGACAGGTGTGACTTTCCTCTTGCTCCCCCTTTCTGCCATTGTTTCCTCCTACACACTAATCCTACTTACTGTGCTCCACATGCCCTCAAATGAAGGGAGGCAGAAAGCCCTGGTCACATGCTCTTCCCACTTGACTGTGGTCGGGATGTTCTATGGAGCTGCCACATTCATGTATGTTCTGCCCAGTTCCCTCCACAGCCCCAAGCAGGACAACATCATCTCTGTCTTCTACACGATTGTCACCCCAGCCCTGAACCCcctcatctacagcctgaggaataaAGAGGTTATGGGGGCTTTAAGGAGGGTCCTGGGAAAATGCATACTATAG
- the LOC122695127 gene encoding olfactory receptor 2AG1-like, protein MEHWNSTLGSGFILMGILNDSASPEMICATITVLYMLALTSNGLLLLAITMDAQLHVPMYLLLGQLSLMDLLFTSVVTPKAFMDFLLRENTISFGGCALQMFLALTLGGAEDLLLVFMAYDMYVAICHPLNYMVLMRPRVCWLMVATSWILASFSAIVYTVYTMHYPFCKAREISHLLCEIPPLLKLACADTSRYELMVYVMGVTFLIPPLVAILASYTLILLTVLHMPSNEGRQKALVTCSSHLTVVGMFYGAATFMYVLPSSLHSPKQDNIISVFYTIVTPALNPLIYSLRNKEVMGALRRILGKYMLWTHS, encoded by the coding sequence ATGGAGCACTGGAACTCCACCCTGGGAAGTGGCTTCATATTGATGGGGATTCTGAATGACAGTGCGTCTCCTGAGATGATCTGTGCTACAATCACAGTCCTGTACATGCTGGCCCTCACCAGCAATGGCCTTCTGCTCCTGGCCATCACAATGGATGCCCAGCTCCATGTGCCCATGTACCTCCTGCTCGGGCAGCTCTCTCTCATGGACCTCCTCTTCACGTCTGTTGTCACCCCCAAGGCCTTCATGGATTTTCTGCTCCGTGAAAACACCATCTCCTTTGGGGGCTGTGCCCTTCAGATGTTCCTGGCACTGACCCTCGGTGGTGCAGAGGACCTCCTACTGGTCTTCATGGCCTATGACATGTATGTGGCCATTTGTCATCCTCTGAACTACATGGTCCTCATGAGGCCGAGGGTCTGCTGGCTCATGGTGGCTACATCCTGGATTTTGGCATCCTTTAGTGCCATTGTATATACTGTGTACACCATGCACTATCCCTTTTGCAAAGCCCGTGAGATCAGCCACCTGCTCTGTGAGATTCCACCTCTGTTGAAGTTGGCCTGTGCAGATACTTCCAGATATGAACTCATGGTGTATGTGATGGGTGTGACCTTCTTGATTCCTCCTCTTGTTGCTATCCTTGCCTCCTACACACTAATCCTACTTACTGTGCTCCACATGCCCTCAAATGAAGGGAGGCAGAAAGCCCTGGTCACCTGCTCTTCCCACCTGACTGTGGTCGGGATGTTCTATGGAGCTGCCACATTCATGTATGTTCTGCCCAGTTCCCTCCACAGCCCCAAGCAGGACAACATCATCTCTGTCTTCTACACGATTGTCACCCCAGCCCTGAACCCcctcatctacagcctgaggaataaAGAGGTCATGGGAGCCTTAAGGAGAATCCTGGGAAAATATATGCTGTGGACACACTCCTGA